The proteins below come from a single Drosophila miranda strain MSH22 chromosome Y unlocalized genomic scaffold, D.miranda_PacBio2.1 Contig_Y1_pilon, whole genome shotgun sequence genomic window:
- the LOC117191693 gene encoding dynein light chain roadblock-type 1-like: protein IKQVNSLFLRYQLISKRRALRYTTHTTQPKLRFAHTYLSNPKRTKSYIDEVYRLLEEKPGVEEILIMNRSGVPIKTSMERQDALQHACLYENLREKCQAFLSKMEPPQLLTMLRVRTRFHEVLLTPDGKITVLVVQNPKDTHLKVEDLNRHSSNF, encoded by the exons ATTAAACAagtaaattcattatttttgagATACCAGCTGATCTCAAAGCGTAGAGCTCTGAGATACACTACTCACACTACTCAGCCGAAACTGAGGTTTGCACATACCTATCTATCAAAT CCCAAGCGTACCAAGAGTTATATTGATGAGGTATACCGACTTTTAGAGGAAAAGCCAGGGGTTGAAGAAATATTAATCATGAATCGTTCCGGTGTGCCGATCAAAACGTCAATGGAACGCCAAGACGCACTTCAACATGCCTGTCTTTATGAGAATTTGCGGGAAAAGTGTCAGGCATTTCTATCAAAAATGGAGCCACCACAGCTCCTGACCATGTTGCGAGTCCGTACCAGATTCCACGAGGTCCTGCTAACACCTGATGGCAAGATAACCGTTTTGGTAGTGCAAAATCCAAAGGATACACATCTTAAGGTAGAGGATCTAAATCGTCATTCCtccaatttttaa
- the LOC117190252 gene encoding inactive peptidyl-prolyl cis-trans isomerase shutdown-like: MEDNFSYCTQMLKEPLQLGKLVGSGSQFEVEQSPFGAGDDDFNVDEMEDCDNAPDVDEEELASPSTQSFEELKKLMEPINENIFKSITREGHQGRGLVPDKARVAVRYSGYWEGESSPFDSSLMRRTKFYFETGAGCDVLEGLQAAVLTMRPYEKAEFIISYKLLFHEMGCPPRIKPRSDGLFKIEVLHFTLIGDSDAFASMAAVDRDKFAIVYPKALDMHMHCKDCVKRFRYRNAVTAFERAVSSLNYCRLANDEDERKQIALLITLNQNLMICYNKLHNPKRVCITMKALRRLTENKPSKAL, encoded by the exons ATGGAAGATAATTTTTCATATTGCACTCAAATGCTCAAGGAACCACTGCAACTTGG AAAACTCGTTGGCTCTGGCTCACAATTTGAGGTAGAACAGTCGCCATTTGGGGCTGGCGATGATGACTTTAATGTCGACGAAATGGAAGATTGTGATAACGCTCCAGATGTTGATGAAGAAGAGCTCGCTTCTCCATCGACCCAATCGTTCGAGGAACTCAAAAAATTGATGGAGCCGATCAATGAGAACATTTTTAAGAGCATCACACGTGAGGGCCACCAGGGCCGAGGTCTGGTGCCAGACAAGGCACGTGTCGCTGTGCGCTATAGTGGTTATTGGGAAGGCGAGAGTTCTCCTTTTGATTCCTCATTGATGCGCCGAACTAAATTCTATTTTGAGACCGGTGCAGGTTGCGATGTGCTAGAAGGCCTCCAGGCTGCTGTACTTACCATGCGCCCATATGAAAAAGCCGAATTTATTATATCCTATAAGTTGCTATTTCACGAGATGGGCTGCCCGCCGCGCATTAAACCACGTTCAGATGGACTTTTCAAAATCGAAGTTCTTCACTTCACATTGATCGGGGACTCAGATGCCTTCGCGTCAATGGCCGCTGTGGATCGGGACAAGTTTGCAATAGTTTACCCCAAGGCATTAGACATGCACATGCATTGCAAGGACTGTGTGAAGCGCTTTCGCTACCGCAACGCCGTCACTGCCTTCGAACGGGCCGTAAGCTCTCTAAACTATTGCCGTCTAGCCAATGATGAGGATGAGCGCAAGCAAATCGCTCTGTTGATCACTCTCAAT CAAAACTTGATGATCTGCTACAATAAATTGCATAATCCCAAACGCGTGTGCATTACGATGAAAGCCTTGCGGCGTCTCACTGAAAATAAGCCCTCTAAGGCCCTGTAA